TGCGCTTTTCGACATCAGCCATTTTTTCTAGCTCCTCGTCTGCCTCTTGAATAAGCTCTTGCCGAGAAGGCTCCGGTGGTGATGGAACGCGACCCTCTTCAAGAATCTGGAGGTGCTCGGTTTCAGAACCGACACCCTTATTGCGGTCTACCATCTCTTGTCTGATTTGGTCTAGCTGGTAGATTTTTTCTCCAGGGGATAGTCCTGGTTCCTGTGGCTTTGGCTCGTCTTGCAGCGGAAGCGGATCTGGAAGATCATCTTGAACCTTGATCGAGAATTGCATCCCGAAAGTCTGTGCAGCAATACCGATTGTCTTATCCTTGATGGCCCGCTTTGCAAATAGAGCGATCTGGCTGTCGCCAAGGTTAAAATCAAGACCAACAGTGTGTTGTTGGGCGACGAGTAGTTGATAACCGTGACGCACAAGATTAAGGTCGAGAATTTCGGTGTTCTGTTCGGCGATCTCTGCATAAAGTCCCCAAACACCCCAGTCAGAGCGTAACATGGCGGAGCTTCCCCAATCACCGGATACTCGATAATTATTGTGAACATCAAGGGGACGATAGCGGGCGTAAGTATTGGCGATTAATTGCAGCCATTCGGGGCCGGCTTGAATTGCAAAAATAGCCCCTACTTGGCTCTTAGATTTGATTAGAAAATGATGCTTGGGGCCTAGTCCAGTTTGGATAAAAGGAACGACGGCAGCTTGAACTCCGTAGGCATCGAACAGACGGACTTTTAGGTCAAATGAGGCTTGCCCTTGGCTGATAGGAAGGCTGTATCCCAAATCTTGATTGGCCTCATCCTCTGTGACGAGGTTGAAATTTACACCGGCACTAAGATAAGGCTTGATACCACGTTGCAAGCCAAGGTTAAAGCGAGATCCTTGGCCAAATGCTCCATGGTTTAGGAGTTCTATACTTTTATAAAATTCTAGCCCCGAAAGGATCGTCCATTGCCCTTTTGGTAAAGACTGGGCGGAAACCGTCCGTGATTTATGTTGTTCGGACAATTGGCCCGACATCGTAAGGTCGGCAGCAGCCAAAGGTGTGGCTGACAACAGCAATAGGGCTAGTAAGGTCTTCATAATCCGCTCCAACAGCTAAACAACAACGGCAACAGAATAGGCCCTCGTCATGAGGATGCTGCAATAGGTGCAAGATGGAGACCAGGAAACATTGCTAATAATAGAAGATATTACAGTGCTTTAGAGAATTGAAAAGGGCTTGCAAGGGGTGGGCTGTGACCAATATTTTGACAAAGGTTTTCTTCCTTGCCGTCATGGATTTACGGGGATCGGTAGCGTGAGATCGACCGATTGCTCCTAATGGGCTGTCTAATCATGCGCAAATTAGCAATGAAGGCGAGAGTCTTCTGCTGGCTTTGATCGGAGTCCCCAGCGATCCCGATATCAGTGATTCGGGCTAAGCCATCATCGGGCCAAACTCGTTGATAGATTTGCCAGATATCGATCTGCTCATCAAACCATTGGCCGACTTGCACTCCACTCCGAACCACATAGTGAGCTGCGGTATCGATCATGAAAAGCTCAGCTATGGGAAGTCGATTGCCCCAGACTAGTTCTAGTTCCCGCTGATCCCCAGTAGCAGACTCCATGATTAAGATGATTCTCGCGGGATGGTCATCTCCACCTTGGGTCGTCTCAGGCTGTTGGTTGCCATCGAAAGTGGTTTGAATCTTCCATGACCAGGCTATCAGTGGGTATTTACCTATATCAATATCAACTTCCCGAAACAAACGAGCTATGGATGCCTCGGATTCAATCTGAGCCATGGCACGGCCGTCTTGCTGGATGAATGTGATTTCCTGCTGAAGCCTTTGCTCACGATTAAACTTATACTGATACCATCCCGCTTCCATGGGGTTCATACGGATCGGCCGTGAAAAATCCATGAGAGTAAATTGAGGCTCGTTCTGGGGCCTAAGAACGTTCTGTCGCTGATGTTGAAAATATGTTGCACAGGCGGTTTGCAAAAGAAGCAAAGCAATGGCGCACGTACCGAACCAGCAAAAACGCTTCATGGCGACTCCCAAAACACTCATGATTCCTAAACCTATATTCTGACAGCTATGGGCCTCGCTGAAAAGCTCAACAGTCCATAACAGTGGCAAATCTAAGAAAATTGTTTAGTTTTGAGACACAAATGAATACTTGGGCGTTCGGGGGCCTGATTTGGGCAGGAACTTATTAATTATTTTAGTTGTTTATCAAATCTTACCTCTGGTAAGAGCCTTGCAGGCTTCCCCCATAGGCTATCAATTATAGCTCGTGGGTTTCTTGTCTTGGTTAGGGTTACTTCCTGATAGTACCTCCCACTTGGTGACGACGCCAAACTACAGTGAGTCACAACCCACCTGACCAAGACAAGGCACTCACACCGCTGACTAAACTCGTGTCTCTAGTGAAGCTTGAGATCCTTCAATCTACTTGTAAACTCACTTTTGGTATCATCTCCGTCGGCGAACAGCCACAGGCCGACTACCTTTAGGGGTTTTTCGAAACTTACCTCGGCAGCTTGCCAGCCTTCGGCACTGGGCTTAGACTCCATTACCAACGATTCGATGCTAGATGAATAAGGGCTTTCCCAACGGCTGCCAGGAGCAGACGGGGAGCCGACCACCAGATATAGCATTCGATCGGAAGCTAGTTTTAGGACATCGCGGGACTTCTTCACCCATGCTGGAGCGAAAAAAGGCACCATGGGTGCCTCACCAGAAAGAATCAAGCCGATACGAAATAGAGCGTCATCGCCTGATTTCTTTTTCTCGTGAGATGTATCTTTAAGTTTAAGTTGACCTGAACTCTGCCAAAGAACTTGCACTTTCTGAATGGATTGCACCTTCGCAAAGGGCTTCAGTAAGATCGATGACGACTGTTTGACCTCTGCCACCAAAGTATCAGGCTTTTCAAGTCGATACTTTGTAGGGGGTATATCGTCGAAGGTAATATGCTCGAATTCACTTGGGGAGAGTGTCATAGTTGGGGTACTTGCCAGGGCGGAGCCTGGCAAGATACAGAGGCTTAGCTTAGCCAGGAGCAGAAGCCGGTTGATCATGGAATTCATCTCCTTCGATAATTGGTGAGGGTTTCACCTGAGAGATCACCCAAAGCTGGTGAATCGCGCGAGTCGCGGCTACATGCAGCAGGCGGCGATCTTCTGGCTTGTCGCGATAGACATTATAGCTAGCATCGGGAACAATTACATAATCAAATTCGAGGCCCTTGACTTGGCTAGCATCGGTAATCTCGATCCCTGGGCGGAATTCAAAATCACCGTCGGGAACAAACCGAACTTTTGGCACATCCCTGAGCACATCGTAGAGCTTTTTCGCTGTTTCAATCTCTTTGGCAATAATTGCAACACTGGCATGGGGTTCGTTGAGTATAAGATCTGTGAGAGCCTCATTGAGCATGAGAGACATCTGGCCATCGTTTTTGAAGTTGGAAAACGATACTGGAGCTCCGTCTTTGATCGCAGTTGGTGCGGTACGTGGTGCAATGGGGCCGAGCACCTTATGGGCGAATGCTGCAATGGGAGCACTGGAACGATATGTGGTTGTCAGATGGTTTGCTGAAACCCGGGTGACCCCTAACTCATCGAGTACGGTTTCCCAGGAGTCAAAAGACGTTGATGGATCAATT
This sequence is a window from Pseudobacteriovorax antillogorgiicola. Protein-coding genes within it:
- a CDS encoding DUF3047 domain-containing protein, with product MKRFCWFGTCAIALLLLQTACATYFQHQRQNVLRPQNEPQFTLMDFSRPIRMNPMEAGWYQYKFNREQRLQQEITFIQQDGRAMAQIESEASIARLFREVDIDIGKYPLIAWSWKIQTTFDGNQQPETTQGGDDHPARIILIMESATGDQRELELVWGNRLPIAELFMIDTAAHYVVRSGVQVGQWFDEQIDIWQIYQRVWPDDGLARITDIGIAGDSDQSQQKTLAFIANLRMIRQPIRSNRSISRYRSP
- a CDS encoding DUF3047 domain-containing protein, whose translation is MINRLLLLAKLSLCILPGSALASTPTMTLSPSEFEHITFDDIPPTKYRLEKPDTLVAEVKQSSSILLKPFAKVQSIQKVQVLWQSSGQLKLKDTSHEKKKSGDDALFRIGLILSGEAPMVPFFAPAWVKKSRDVLKLASDRMLYLVVGSPSAPGSRWESPYSSSIESLVMESKPSAEGWQAAEVSFEKPLKVVGLWLFADGDDTKSEFTSRLKDLKLH